The following proteins are encoded in a genomic region of Polyodon spathula isolate WHYD16114869_AA chromosome 38, ASM1765450v1, whole genome shotgun sequence:
- the s1pr2 gene encoding sphingosine 1-phosphate receptor 2 isoform X2 — MRSLYGQYYNSAFIEEHYRYTKNVSKVGVMNSTKDGLPTVSIFFILVCCVIILENLLVLIAVFQNKKFHSAMYFFIGNLAFSDLLAGSAYIANILWSGRRTFELVPVQWFIREGTAFIALAASVFSLLAIAIERYIAITKVKVYGSNKSCRMFFLIGACWMTSIVLGGLPIMGWNCMNALPLCSAVLPLYSKRYILFVVTIFSIILLSIVILYVRIYLIVKSSRREATASPAYALLKTVTIVLGVFIVCWLPSFIMLILDVSCPTQACPILYKAHYTFGFATLNSLLNPIIYTLRSKDMRKEFLRVLCCWWILKSGRSKDRCMIPLKSSSSLEHCTHKHEHHTPIMQDCTTWKTERTGE, encoded by the exons ATGAGGAGCCTATATGGGCAGTATTACAACTCAGCCTTCATTGAGGAGCATTACAGATATACAAAGAATGTCTCCAAGGTTGGCGTCATGAACAGCACCAAAGACGGCCTCCCCACCGTGTCCATCTTTTTCATACTGGTGTGCTGCGTCATCATTTTGGAAAACCTGCTGGTCCTGATTGCGGTCTTTCAGAACAAGAAGTTCCATTCTGCCATGTACTTCTTCATTGGCAACTTGGCCTTTTCGGACCTCCTGGCAGGATCGGCCTACATCGCAAACATCTTGTGGTCCGGACGCAGAACCTTTGAACTCGTCCCTGTTCAGTGGTTTATCCGGGAAGGTACGGCTTTTATAGCCTTGGCAGCGTCTGTTTTCAGTCTGCTGGCCATTGCCATTGAGCGCTACATCGCCATCACCAAGGTCAAGGTCTACGGAAGCAACAAGAGCTGTCGAATGTTCTTCCTGATTGGCGCTTGTTGGATGACTTCCATAGTTCTTGGCGGCTTACCAATAATGGGGTGGAACTGCATGAATGCCCTCCCGCTGTGTTCCGCTGTCCTGCCTCTATACTCCAAGAGGTACATCTTGTTTGTGGTCACCATCTTCTCCATCATCCTTTTGTCGATTGTGATCCTCTACGTGCGCATCTACCTGATTGTCAAGTCCAGCCGGCGGGAGGCCACCGCGTCACCGGCTTACGCCTTGCTGAAGACGGTCACCATCGTTCTCGGGGTCTTCATTGTCTGCTGGCTGCCCAGTTTCATCATGCTCATCCTGGACGTCTCCTGCCCAACCCAGGCTTGCCCGATACTCTACAAGGCGCATTATACCTTCGGGTTTGCGACCCTCAACTCTCTCCTCAACCCAATCATTTACACGCTGAGGAGCAAGGACATGCGCAAGGAGTTCTTGAGGGTCCTCTGCTGCTGGTGGATCCTGAAAAGTGGGCGCTCCAAGGACCGCTGCATGATTCCTCTTAAGAGCTCCAGCTCTTTAGAACACTGCACCCACAAACACGAACACCACACCCCCATCATGCAGGACTGTACTAC GTGGAAGACTGAGAGGACAGGAGAGTGA
- the s1pr2 gene encoding sphingosine 1-phosphate receptor 2 isoform X1 — MRSLYGQYYNSAFIEEHYRYTKNVSKVGVMNSTKDGLPTVSIFFILVCCVIILENLLVLIAVFQNKKFHSAMYFFIGNLAFSDLLAGSAYIANILWSGRRTFELVPVQWFIREGTAFIALAASVFSLLAIAIERYIAITKVKVYGSNKSCRMFFLIGACWMTSIVLGGLPIMGWNCMNALPLCSAVLPLYSKRYILFVVTIFSIILLSIVILYVRIYLIVKSSRREATASPAYALLKTVTIVLGVFIVCWLPSFIMLILDVSCPTQACPILYKAHYTFGFATLNSLLNPIIYTLRSKDMRKEFLRVLCCWWILKSGRSKDRCMIPLKSSSSLEHCTHKHEHHTPIMQDCTTCV, encoded by the coding sequence ATGAGGAGCCTATATGGGCAGTATTACAACTCAGCCTTCATTGAGGAGCATTACAGATATACAAAGAATGTCTCCAAGGTTGGCGTCATGAACAGCACCAAAGACGGCCTCCCCACCGTGTCCATCTTTTTCATACTGGTGTGCTGCGTCATCATTTTGGAAAACCTGCTGGTCCTGATTGCGGTCTTTCAGAACAAGAAGTTCCATTCTGCCATGTACTTCTTCATTGGCAACTTGGCCTTTTCGGACCTCCTGGCAGGATCGGCCTACATCGCAAACATCTTGTGGTCCGGACGCAGAACCTTTGAACTCGTCCCTGTTCAGTGGTTTATCCGGGAAGGTACGGCTTTTATAGCCTTGGCAGCGTCTGTTTTCAGTCTGCTGGCCATTGCCATTGAGCGCTACATCGCCATCACCAAGGTCAAGGTCTACGGAAGCAACAAGAGCTGTCGAATGTTCTTCCTGATTGGCGCTTGTTGGATGACTTCCATAGTTCTTGGCGGCTTACCAATAATGGGGTGGAACTGCATGAATGCCCTCCCGCTGTGTTCCGCTGTCCTGCCTCTATACTCCAAGAGGTACATCTTGTTTGTGGTCACCATCTTCTCCATCATCCTTTTGTCGATTGTGATCCTCTACGTGCGCATCTACCTGATTGTCAAGTCCAGCCGGCGGGAGGCCACCGCGTCACCGGCTTACGCCTTGCTGAAGACGGTCACCATCGTTCTCGGGGTCTTCATTGTCTGCTGGCTGCCCAGTTTCATCATGCTCATCCTGGACGTCTCCTGCCCAACCCAGGCTTGCCCGATACTCTACAAGGCGCATTATACCTTCGGGTTTGCGACCCTCAACTCTCTCCTCAACCCAATCATTTACACGCTGAGGAGCAAGGACATGCGCAAGGAGTTCTTGAGGGTCCTCTGCTGCTGGTGGATCCTGAAAAGTGGGCGCTCCAAGGACCGCTGCATGATTCCTCTTAAGAGCTCCAGCTCTTTAGAACACTGCACCCACAAACACGAACACCACACCCCCATCATGCAGGACTGTACTACGTGCGTATAA